In a genomic window of Styela clava chromosome 7, kaStyClav1.hap1.2, whole genome shotgun sequence:
- the LOC144425194 gene encoding uncharacterized protein LOC144425194: protein MSGPSMILVALHESHVRWGNSMNPFEQIVFYLSDLKIGMTLAIFNEDGKMPNRSELLKNSVRHGDNISATYLRKRLGMPSAPIAFPTRRVANSIVSSFIVAGLKNMDWFTRLPR from the exons ATGTCGGGGCCAAGCATGATCCTTGTGGCACTCCATGAGTCACATGTAAGGTGGGGGAACAGTATGAACCCATTTGAACAAATTGTGTTCTATTTGTCAG ATTTAAAGATCGGAATGACTCTGGCGATTTTCAATGAAGATGGGAAAATGCCTAATCGAAGCGAGCTGTTAAAGAACTCTGTCAGACATGGTGATAATATATCTGCAACATATCTGAGAAAGCGACTGGGAATGCCGTCTGCCCCAATTGCCTTCCCGACCCGCAGGGTAGCTAATTCTATAGTTAGTTCGTTCATCGTTGCTGGACTCAAGAATATGGATTGGTTTACTCGTTTGCCAAGGTAA